One region of Amphiprion ocellaris isolate individual 3 ecotype Okinawa chromosome 9, ASM2253959v1, whole genome shotgun sequence genomic DNA includes:
- the LOC111573151 gene encoding serum amyloid P-component-like, whose translation MVLLLLLVMLTSCAAIPQDLSDKMFTFPQETNTSHVRLTTSRQNLGAVSVCLRFFTDLKRAHSLFSLAAPSVFNDFLIFKRVASDEFEVWAKDRYAILYGQDYKLNTWHSVCSTWDAASGVMQFWLDGKPSSRKFVRSGSNINGPILIVLGQDQDSYGGGFDIKQSFVGMMADLHMWDYVISPCEIHSYSEQQIFTLGNVLDWSALEFQISGKVLIEDYKKTC comes from the exons ATGGTGCTGTTGCTTCTGCTGGTGATGCTGACATCATGTGCTGCCATTCCTcaag atCTGTCAGATAAAATGTTCACCTTCCCACAAGAAACCAACACTTCTCATGTAAGGCTGACTACATCTAGACAAAATCTCGGGGCTGTAAGCGTCTGTCTCAG GTTCTTCACAGACCTTAAAAGAGCTCACTCTCTTTTCTCATTGGCGGCACCCTCTGTTTTCAATGACTTCCTGATATTCAAGAGGGTTGCAAGTGATGAGTTTGAGGTATGGGCCAAGGACCGATATGCAATTCTTTATGGGCAGGACTACAAGCTGAACACATGGCACTCTGTTTGTTCTACGTGGGACGCTGCTTCTGGAGTGATGCAATTCTGGTTAGATGGAAAACCCTCAAGTCGGAAATTCGTCAGATCTGGATCCAACATCAATGGACCAATTCTAATTGTTTTAGGACAG GATCAAGATTCCTATGGTGGGGGTTTCGACATTAAGCAGTCTTTTGTTGGCATGATGGCCGATCTCCACATGTGGGACTACGTCATTTCCCCCTGTGAGATCCATAGCTACTCAGAACAACAGATTTTCACTCTAGGCAACGTGCTGGACTGGTCAGCGCTGGAGTTCCAGATTTCAGGAAAAGTGCTGATAGAAGATTATAAAAAAACTTGTTGA
- the LOC111573152 gene encoding serum amyloid P-component-like, with protein MVLLLLLVMLTSCAAIPQDLSDKMFTFPQETNTSHVRLTSSRQNLGAVTVCLRFFTDLKRAHSLFSLAAPSVIENFLIFKRTASDEFEVWAKDRYAILYGQDYKLNTWHSVCSTWDAASGVMQFWLDGKPSSRKFVRSGSNINGPILIVLGQDQDSYGGGFDIKQSFVGMMADLHMWDYVISPCEIHSYSEQQIFTLGNVLDWSALEFQISGKVLIEDYKKTC; from the exons ATGGTGCTGTTGCTTCTGCTGGTGATGCTGACATCATGTGCTGCCATTCCTcaag atCTGTCAGATAAAATGTTCACCTTCCCACAAGAAACCAACACTTCTCATGTGAGGCTGACTTCATCTAGACAAAATCTCGGGGCTGTAACTGTCTGTCTCAG GTTCTTCACAGACCTTAAAAGAGCTCACTCTCTTTTCTCATTGGCGGCACCCTCTGTTATCGAAAACTTCCTGATATTCAAGAGGACTGCAAGTGATGAGTTTGAGGTATGGGCCAAGGACCGATATGCAATTCTTTATGGGCAGGACTACAAGCTGAACACGTGGCACTCTGTTTGTTCTACGTGGGACGCTGCTTCTGGAGTGATGCAATTCTGGTTAGATGGAAAACCCTCAAGTCGGAAATTCGTCAGATCTGGATCCAACATCAATGGACCGATTCTAATTGTTTTAGGACAG GATCAAGATTCCTATGGTGGGGGTTTCGACATTAAGCAGTCTTTTGTTGGCATGATGGCCGATCTCCACATGTGGGACTACGTCATTTCCCCCTGTGAGATCCATAGCTACTCAGAACAACAGATTTTCACTCTAGGCAACGTGCTGGACTGGTCAGCGCTGGAGTTCCAGATTTCAGGAAAAGTGCTGATAGAAGATTATAAAAAAACTTGTTGA
- the LOC111573147 gene encoding serum amyloid P-component-like — protein sequence MMLLLLLVMLTSCAAIPRDLSNKMFTFPQETNTAHVRLTTSRQNLGAVTVCLRSFTDLKRAHSLFSLATPSAIENFLIFKRAASDEFELWARNRYVILYGEDYELNTWHSVCSTWNAVSGVMQLWLDGKPSSRKFVSSGSNINGPMLIVLGQEQDSYGGGFDSKQSFAGMMSDVHMWDYVISPDEILRYSDHLSFTPGNVLNWWSLDFQIVGRVLIEDQQKTL from the exons ATGATGCTGTTGCTTCTGCTGGTGATGCTGACATCATGTGCTGCCATTCCTCgag atCTGTCAAATAAAATGTTCACCTTCCCACAAGAAACCAACACAGCTCATGTGAGGCTGACTACATCTAGACAAAATCTCGGGGCTGTAACCGTCTGTCTCAG GTCCTTCACAGACCTTAAAAGAGCTCACTCTCTTTTCTCATTGGCGACACCCTCTGCTATCGAAAACTTCCTGATATTCAAGAGGGCTGCAAGTGATGAGTTTGAGCTATGGGCCAGGAACCGATATGTAATCCTTTATGGGGAGGACTACGAGCTGAACACGTGGCACTCTGTTTGTTCTACGTGGAACGCTGTTTCTGGAGTGATGCAGCTTTGGTTAGATGGAAAACCCTCAAGTCGGAAATTCGTCAGTTCTGGATCCAACATCAACGGACCAATGCTAATTGTTTTAGGACAG GAGCAGGATTCCTACGGTGGGGGTTTTGACAGTAAGCAGTCTTTTGCTGGCATGATGTCCGATGTCCACATGTGGGACTACGTCATTTCCCCCGATGAGATCCTGAGATATTCAGACCACCTATCCTTCACTCCTGGCAACGTGCTGAACTGGTGGTCACTGGACTTCCAGATTGTAGGACGAGTGCTGATAGAAGATCAGCAAAAAACTCTTTAG